Proteins from a single region of Thermococcus sp.:
- a CDS encoding helicase C-terminal domain-containing protein → DVMGIEKARLKKFPRMVKRENAQVLVAKDVSTRGDERSLALYRKMADYIVEAVKIIPKNVGVFAASYEVLRGLLSANLKVRIEETGKAVFVEKQGASSRENDLLVAQFKAHAKANGAVLLGVMGGRNSEGQDYSGDEMNGVILVGIPYARPTPRVQAQIRYFEKKFPGKGRYYGYYLPAHRKLVQAAGRVHRSAEERGSIVILDYRVLWRSVRKDLPDWMRETMRAVDLTKMRLHLRRFWAERFKNTLLEV, encoded by the coding sequence GCGACGTTATGGGCATTGAGAAGGCCCGCCTCAAGAAGTTTCCGAGGATGGTGAAGAGGGAAAACGCACAGGTTTTGGTTGCCAAGGACGTCTCGACGAGAGGAGATGAGCGCTCCCTGGCACTCTATCGGAAGATGGCGGACTACATAGTCGAGGCGGTAAAGATAATCCCCAAAAACGTCGGGGTTTTTGCAGCTTCTTACGAGGTTCTTCGGGGGCTCCTCTCGGCAAACCTGAAGGTTCGCATTGAGGAAACTGGAAAGGCCGTCTTCGTCGAGAAGCAGGGCGCGTCCTCCCGGGAAAACGATCTTTTGGTTGCCCAGTTTAAGGCCCATGCAAAGGCCAACGGTGCTGTCCTCCTCGGGGTCATGGGTGGGAGGAACAGCGAGGGGCAGGACTACAGCGGGGACGAGATGAACGGGGTGATCCTCGTAGGGATACCCTACGCGAGGCCAACCCCAAGGGTTCAGGCCCAGATAAGGTACTTCGAGAAGAAGTTCCCGGGGAAGGGCCGTTACTACGGCTATTATCTACCAGCCCACAGGAAGCTGGTTCAAGCAGCTGGAAGGGTTCACCGCTCGGCAGAGGAGAGGGGGAGCATAGTTATCCTTGACTACCGCGTCCTCTGGAGGAGCGTGAGGAAGGACCTGCCCGACTGGATGAGGGAAACCATGAGGGCCGTTGATTTGACCAAGATGAGGCTTCACCTTCGTCGCTTCTGGGCCGAAAGATTTAAAAATACCCTACTGGAGGTATAG